The following are encoded in a window of Halodesulfovibrio sp. genomic DNA:
- the aprA gene encoding adenylyl-sulfate reductase subunit alpha yields MPMIPAKEQPRGVAIAEPAIVEHDVDILMVGGGMGNCGAAFEAVRWAEKYAPELKILLVDKAALERSGAVAQGLSAINTYLGDNTADDYVRMVRTDLMGLVREDLIFDLGRHVDDSVHLFEEWGLPCWIKDENEKNLDGAAAKAAGKSLRNGDAPVRSGRWQMMINGEAYKCIVAEAAKNALGEERIQERIFIVKLLLDANEENRIAGAVGFNLRDNEVHVYRTNAMVVACGGAVNVYKPRSTGEGMGRAWYPVWNAGSTYTMCAQVGAEMTMMENRFVPARFKDGYGPVGAWFLLFKAKATNFRGEDYCVTNRAMLKPYEDRGYAKGHIIPTCLRNHMMLREMREGRGPIYMDTKTALQTTFETLTPAEQKHLESEAWEDFLDMCVGQANLWAAMNIQPEETGSEIMPTEPYLLGSHSGCCGIWTSGPDEEWVPEDYKVRAANGKVYNRMTTVMGLWTCADGVGASGHKFSSGSHAEGRICGKQMVRWCIDHKDYKPAVAEDSKDLAKLIYRPFDNYMAGKDVSTDPVVNPEYISPKNFMMRLVKATDEYGGGVSTYYTTSEAALNTGFHLLDMLEEDSLKLAARDLHELLRCWENYHRLWTVRLHMQHIAFRTETRYPGFYYRADFMGLDDAKWKCFCNSKYDPKTGETTVFKKPYYQIIPTA; encoded by the coding sequence ATGCCGATGATTCCCGCAAAGGAACAGCCAAGAGGCGTAGCAATTGCTGAACCTGCAATTGTAGAACATGATGTTGATATCCTCATGGTTGGCGGTGGTATGGGTAACTGTGGTGCAGCATTTGAAGCCGTACGTTGGGCTGAAAAATACGCACCAGAGCTGAAAATTCTGCTCGTTGATAAAGCTGCACTCGAACGTTCCGGTGCTGTTGCACAGGGTCTTTCTGCTATTAACACCTACCTTGGTGATAACACTGCAGATGACTACGTTCGTATGGTTCGTACTGACCTCATGGGTCTCGTACGTGAAGACCTTATCTTCGACCTTGGTCGTCACGTTGATGACTCTGTTCACCTCTTTGAAGAGTGGGGCCTCCCTTGCTGGATCAAAGACGAGAACGAAAAGAACCTCGACGGTGCTGCTGCTAAAGCTGCTGGCAAGTCTCTCCGTAACGGTGACGCACCAGTTCGCTCCGGTCGCTGGCAGATGATGATTAACGGTGAAGCATACAAATGTATCGTTGCTGAAGCTGCTAAAAACGCACTCGGCGAAGAGCGCATTCAGGAACGTATCTTTATTGTTAAGCTTCTTCTCGACGCTAACGAAGAAAACCGCATCGCTGGTGCTGTTGGCTTTAACCTTCGTGATAACGAAGTACACGTTTACCGTACCAATGCTATGGTTGTAGCATGTGGTGGTGCTGTTAACGTTTACAAGCCACGTTCTACCGGTGAAGGTATGGGTCGTGCATGGTACCCAGTATGGAACGCAGGTTCCACTTACACCATGTGTGCTCAGGTTGGCGCAGAAATGACCATGATGGAAAACCGCTTCGTACCAGCTCGTTTTAAAGATGGTTACGGTCCGGTAGGTGCATGGTTCCTTCTCTTTAAAGCTAAAGCTACTAACTTCCGTGGCGAAGACTACTGCGTAACTAACCGCGCAATGCTCAAGCCATACGAAGATCGCGGCTACGCTAAAGGTCACATCATTCCGACCTGTCTGCGTAACCACATGATGCTCCGTGAAATGCGTGAAGGTCGTGGTCCAATTTACATGGATACCAAGACTGCACTTCAGACCACATTCGAAACTCTTACTCCTGCTGAACAGAAACACCTTGAGTCTGAAGCATGGGAAGATTTCCTCGACATGTGTGTTGGCCAGGCTAACCTCTGGGCTGCAATGAACATTCAGCCTGAAGAAACTGGCTCTGAAATCATGCCTACAGAACCTTACCTCCTCGGCTCCCACTCCGGTTGTTGTGGTATCTGGACTTCCGGTCCAGACGAAGAATGGGTTCCTGAAGACTACAAAGTACGTGCTGCTAACGGTAAAGTATACAACCGTATGACTACCGTTATGGGCCTCTGGACTTGTGCTGACGGTGTTGGTGCATCTGGTCACAAGTTCTCCTCCGGTTCTCACGCAGAAGGTCGTATTTGTGGTAAGCAGATGGTTCGCTGGTGCATCGACCACAAAGATTACAAACCTGCAGTTGCTGAAGACTCCAAAGATCTCGCTAAGCTGATCTACCGTCCATTCGACAACTACATGGCTGGTAAAGACGTATCTACTGACCCAGTTGTTAACCCAGAGTACATCTCTCCTAAGAACTTCATGATGCGTCTGGTTAAAGCAACTGACGAATACGGTGGCGGTGTTAGCACATACTACACCACTTCTGAAGCAGCATTGAACACAGGTTTCCACCTCCTCGATATGCTCGAAGAAGACTCCCTCAAACTGGCTGCTCGTGACCTTCACGAACTCCTCCGTTGTTGGGAAAACTACCATCGTCTCTGGACTGTACGTCTCCACATGCAGCACATCGCATTCCGTACTGAAACCCGCTACCCTGGTTTCTACTACCGTGCTGACTTCATGGGTCTTGACGACGCAAAATGGAAGTGCTTCTGTAACTCCAAATACGATCCAAAGACTGGTGAAACCACCGTCTTCAAGAAGCCTTACTACCAGATCATTCCTACTGCATAA
- the aprB gene encoding adenylyl-sulfate reductase subunit beta, which translates to MPTYVDPSKCDGCKGGEKTACMYICPNDLMILDADEMKAFNQEPEACWECYSCVKICPQGAITARPYADFAPLGGTCIPMRSADSIMWTVKFRNGNVKRFKFPIRTTPEGSIKPFEGKPEPTDLDNELLFTEAELVAPIEAMGQKFEVADADITMVKKASAV; encoded by the coding sequence ATGCCGACATATGTAGACCCGTCCAAGTGTGATGGCTGCAAAGGTGGCGAGAAAACCGCTTGCATGTACATCTGCCCCAACGACCTCATGATTCTCGATGCAGATGAAATGAAGGCCTTCAACCAGGAGCCAGAAGCATGCTGGGAATGCTACTCCTGTGTTAAAATTTGTCCTCAGGGCGCAATTACAGCACGTCCATACGCTGACTTTGCACCTTTAGGTGGCACTTGTATCCCAATGCGTTCCGCTGATTCTATCATGTGGACCGTTAAATTCCGTAACGGTAATGTAAAACGCTTCAAATTCCCAATCCGTACTACTCCTGAAGGCTCCATTAAGCCTTTCGAAGGTAAGCCGGAACCAACAGATCTTGACAACGAACTGCTCTTTACTGAAGCAGAGCTTGTTGCTCCGATCGAAGCTATGGGTCAGAAGTTTGAAGTTGCAGATGCTGACATCACAATGGTCAAAAAGGCCTCTGCAGTTTAA
- a CDS encoding FAD-dependent oxidoreductase, with translation MSNSILVVGGGFSGLTAALEAAELGYEVYIVEKSPFLGGRVAQLNKYFPKLCPPSCGLEIQYQRIKKNPNVKFLTMATVDSVEGEAGNFTVKVSIAPRCTAPSSADLGELAASLESEVADEFNLGLATRKPLYMDTPFAFPNRYVLEPNKLSSADAIKVGASEACDMNEAAKEIELSVGSIVLATGWKPYDVTNLTNLGAGQITNCISNMQMERLASPNGPTDGAISRPSDEKAPENIAFVQCAGSRDQNHLGFCSYICCMASLKQALYVREQYPDADVTIYYIDMRTPGRYDKFMRKAIADEKLHLVKGKVAGVEEDAATGDVIVEVEDAVKGHKAKIRHDMVVLATGMQPSLAGEANPFGVTLDDEGFVVDGEAKGIFSAGCAQKPLDVMRTAQSGTSAALKAIQTVRGR, from the coding sequence ATGTCGAACTCCATACTCGTCGTCGGAGGCGGATTCAGCGGCCTTACAGCCGCCCTTGAAGCTGCTGAGCTCGGCTACGAAGTGTACATCGTTGAGAAATCACCATTTCTCGGCGGCAGAGTGGCACAGCTGAACAAATATTTTCCAAAGCTCTGCCCTCCATCCTGTGGATTGGAGATTCAGTACCAGCGCATCAAAAAGAATCCGAATGTTAAGTTCTTAACTATGGCTACTGTGGATTCTGTTGAAGGTGAAGCTGGAAACTTTACTGTTAAAGTTTCTATTGCTCCACGCTGTACTGCTCCGAGCAGTGCTGATCTTGGTGAACTTGCTGCTTCTCTTGAAAGTGAAGTTGCAGATGAGTTCAACCTTGGTCTTGCAACCCGTAAACCACTTTACATGGACACGCCGTTTGCGTTCCCGAACCGTTACGTTCTGGAACCGAATAAACTGAGCAGTGCTGACGCAATTAAAGTCGGTGCTTCTGAAGCGTGTGATATGAATGAAGCTGCAAAAGAGATCGAACTCTCAGTTGGCAGCATCGTTCTTGCTACTGGTTGGAAACCATATGATGTAACCAACCTGACCAACCTTGGCGCAGGCCAGATTACCAACTGTATTTCCAACATGCAGATGGAACGCCTCGCATCTCCTAACGGTCCTACAGATGGTGCTATCTCTCGTCCTTCAGACGAAAAAGCACCTGAAAACATTGCTTTTGTGCAGTGTGCAGGTTCCCGTGACCAGAACCACTTAGGCTTCTGTTCTTACATCTGCTGTATGGCTTCTTTGAAACAGGCTCTGTACGTTCGCGAACAGTACCCTGATGCAGATGTTACCATCTACTACATTGATATGCGTACTCCTGGTCGTTACGACAAGTTTATGCGCAAAGCTATTGCCGACGAGAAGCTGCACCTCGTTAAAGGTAAAGTAGCTGGTGTAGAAGAAGATGCTGCAACAGGCGATGTGATTGTTGAAGTTGAAGATGCTGTTAAAGGCCACAAAGCCAAAATTCGTCATGACATGGTAGTTCTTGCTACCGGTATGCAGCCAAGCCTTGCAGGTGAAGCTAACCCGTTTGGTGTCACTCTTGATGACGAAGGCTTTGTTGTAGATGGCGAAGCTAAAGGTATCTTCTCCGCTGGTTGTGCTCAAAAGCCTCTGGATGTTATGCGTACTGCTCAGTCTGGTACTAGCGCTGCGCTTAAAGCAATCCAGACGGTTCGTGGGAGGTAG
- a CDS encoding hydrogenase iron-sulfur subunit: MAEKIGVYFDQSALGIIDAEELSTGVSNKFGDACPVVKVFPVLAAPSAREEIKKDIVEQGLDGIAICGSSPRVDWDIYEFENVIVERINLREQCAMAYKNPDGTIPAAGGAAPELLMAMAKDYVTMGIIKLQKTAVPEPPEFEAVKTILVLGGGWAGLTAAKQAADYGYDVILVEKDAQLGGKALNMLKTVPLEFPYEEAHDTGLEAKIEEVTAHEKVTVVLNATVEKLAGTPGQYTAQVAGQEYSVGAVVLAAGWKPMDNELLAPFGYGSMPNIVTSAEYEKLAKEGKLDAKRVAFIVNTETVTGGDIYAAPEEAEATESDEEAEDGYVHEDLESVRHLAYSSYVNSMIALKQANYLCDAHEDARAYVLYDSMVVPGIHERYYKAAQDRLGIMMSKADIKGITEEEGSLVVSAGNTLMGDDVEIPVDMVVLPTGIVPATAKDPVMNFEYRQGPAFPDLDLFDGYADSNYICFPYETRRTGVYAAGCVRQPMMMDAAEEDAIGATMKAIQCVESSNHGVAVHPRSGDLSYPVFNFVRCTQCKRCTEECPFGALDDDEKGTPLPNFSRCRRCGTCMGACPERVISFDNYNIDQIGSMIREIDVPDDMEQGGPRVLILACENDAYPALDMAAIRGKSWSPYVRIIPVRCLGSVNAIWVADAMSKGIDGVMLLGCKYGDDYQCHFVKGSEICNRRKDNIAETLERLGVEPDRVEQYEVAIDEYDKVPGMIDDFMDMVFEKGPNPFKGY; this comes from the coding sequence ATGGCCGAAAAAATTGGCGTATATTTTGACCAGTCTGCATTAGGCATCATTGATGCTGAAGAGCTGAGCACTGGCGTATCTAACAAGTTTGGCGATGCCTGCCCTGTAGTAAAAGTTTTTCCTGTGCTTGCAGCACCAAGTGCACGCGAAGAAATTAAAAAAGACATCGTTGAACAAGGGTTGGACGGAATCGCAATTTGTGGTTCTTCCCCTCGTGTTGACTGGGATATCTACGAGTTTGAGAACGTTATTGTAGAGCGCATTAACCTGCGTGAACAATGTGCAATGGCGTACAAAAACCCGGATGGAACTATCCCTGCTGCTGGCGGCGCTGCTCCTGAATTGCTTATGGCCATGGCTAAAGACTACGTAACCATGGGTATTATTAAGCTTCAGAAAACAGCAGTACCAGAGCCACCTGAGTTTGAAGCTGTTAAAACCATTCTCGTTCTCGGTGGTGGTTGGGCAGGTCTTACTGCAGCAAAACAGGCTGCTGATTACGGCTATGATGTAATTCTTGTGGAAAAAGATGCTCAGCTCGGCGGTAAAGCGCTGAACATGCTCAAAACTGTTCCACTTGAGTTCCCGTATGAAGAAGCTCACGACACTGGTCTTGAAGCAAAAATTGAAGAAGTAACAGCACACGAAAAAGTTACAGTTGTTCTCAACGCAACTGTTGAAAAACTTGCTGGTACTCCAGGTCAGTACACTGCACAGGTTGCTGGTCAGGAATACAGTGTAGGTGCAGTTGTTCTTGCTGCTGGCTGGAAACCAATGGATAACGAACTGCTCGCTCCATTTGGTTACGGTAGCATGCCGAACATTGTTACTTCTGCTGAATATGAAAAGCTTGCTAAAGAAGGCAAACTTGACGCTAAGCGTGTTGCATTTATCGTTAACACCGAAACTGTGACAGGCGGCGACATTTACGCAGCTCCGGAAGAAGCAGAAGCTACTGAATCTGATGAGGAAGCGGAAGACGGTTACGTACATGAGGACTTAGAGTCCGTTCGTCACCTTGCTTACTCAAGCTACGTAAACTCAATGATTGCTCTTAAACAGGCAAACTACCTTTGTGATGCGCATGAAGATGCACGTGCATATGTATTGTACGATTCCATGGTAGTTCCAGGTATTCATGAGCGTTACTACAAAGCAGCTCAGGATCGTCTTGGCATTATGATGTCCAAGGCTGATATCAAAGGCATTACTGAAGAAGAAGGCTCTCTCGTAGTTTCAGCTGGCAACACTCTTATGGGTGATGACGTTGAAATTCCAGTAGATATGGTTGTTCTTCCTACCGGTATTGTTCCTGCGACTGCTAAAGATCCGGTAATGAACTTTGAATACCGTCAGGGACCTGCGTTCCCTGATCTCGACCTCTTCGACGGTTATGCAGATTCTAACTACATCTGCTTCCCATATGAAACTCGTCGTACCGGTGTTTATGCAGCAGGTTGTGTTCGTCAGCCAATGATGATGGACGCTGCTGAAGAAGATGCAATCGGTGCTACCATGAAAGCAATTCAGTGTGTTGAATCTTCCAACCACGGTGTTGCAGTTCATCCTCGTTCCGGTGACCTTAGCTACCCTGTATTCAACTTTGTTCGTTGTACACAGTGTAAGCGTTGCACCGAAGAGTGTCCGTTTGGCGCTTTGGATGATGACGAAAAAGGTACTCCGCTTCCAAACTTCAGCCGCTGTCGCCGCTGTGGTACCTGTATGGGTGCATGTCCAGAACGTGTTATCTCCTTCGATAACTACAACATTGACCAGATCGGTTCTATGATCCGTGAAATCGATGTACCGGACGACATGGAACAGGGCGGACCGCGTGTTCTGATTCTCGCATGTGAAAACGACGCATACCCTGCACTCGACATGGCTGCAATTCGTGGCAAATCATGGAGCCCATACGTACGTATTATTCCAGTACGTTGTCTTGGTTCTGTTAACGCCATCTGGGTTGCTGATGCAATGTCCAAAGGTATTGACGGCGTTATGCTGCTCGGTTGTAAGTACGGTGATGACTACCAGTGCCACTTTGTAAAAGGCTCTGAGATTTGTAATCGTCGTAAAGACAACATCGCTGAAACTCTGGAACGCCTTGGTGTAGAACCTGACCGCGTAGAACAGTATGAAGTTGCAATTGACGAGTACGACAAAGTACCTGGCATGATTGATGACTTCATGGACATGGTCTTCGAGAAAGGTCCTAACCCATTCAAGGGCTACTAG
- the qmoC gene encoding quinone-interacting membrane-bound oxidoreductase complex subunit QmoC: MAQRIEPDLQFVKELQAVGGDSLKKCYQCATCSVACPISPASNPYPRKEMVWASWGLKDKLLNNPDIWLCHNCGTCSDMCPRGAKPGDLLAALRNMAYQRINPLPVIGKWLSSPKYLINLIAIPAIIWAVVWFIRAGQIGSFFPEGEIVYGKLFPGDFTIDPIFMITFFGMVGIFFKGAKNLLATFKPEGEVLVLGKQKSMFRCFIDVLVEEVATHKKFKDCGDDKSDRKTGHLLVFYAFLALMVVTGLIAVSHWGGKLIPMIDLLHTPLNLLNPVKILANLGAIALIVGMAILTNNRRGKDPEKTKSNYYDWYLLNVIWAVALTGVLSELFRLAAIPQIAYSVYYVHLVTVWMLFAYLPWSKLGHIVYRTIALTYVRHMGRQ; the protein is encoded by the coding sequence ATGGCTCAAAGAATCGAACCTGATCTTCAGTTTGTGAAAGAATTGCAAGCTGTAGGTGGGGACTCGCTGAAAAAGTGCTACCAGTGCGCCACATGCAGCGTAGCCTGCCCCATCTCTCCGGCAAGCAATCCTTACCCTCGTAAGGAGATGGTATGGGCTTCTTGGGGGCTTAAAGATAAGCTCCTGAATAACCCGGATATCTGGCTTTGTCACAACTGCGGTACTTGTTCCGACATGTGTCCGCGTGGTGCAAAACCGGGCGATCTTCTTGCAGCTCTGCGTAATATGGCATACCAGCGCATCAACCCGCTGCCGGTAATCGGTAAATGGCTTTCTAGCCCTAAATACCTGATTAACCTCATTGCCATTCCTGCAATCATTTGGGCCGTTGTCTGGTTCATTCGTGCAGGGCAGATCGGTTCCTTCTTCCCTGAAGGTGAGATTGTTTACGGCAAGCTTTTCCCTGGTGATTTCACCATTGACCCTATTTTTATGATCACTTTCTTCGGAATGGTGGGCATATTCTTCAAGGGAGCTAAAAATCTTCTGGCTACCTTTAAGCCGGAAGGTGAAGTACTCGTACTTGGTAAACAAAAATCCATGTTCCGATGCTTCATTGATGTCCTTGTTGAAGAAGTGGCAACACATAAGAAGTTCAAAGATTGTGGCGATGATAAGTCTGATCGCAAAACCGGTCACTTGCTTGTTTTCTACGCATTCCTTGCTCTTATGGTCGTAACCGGACTTATTGCTGTATCCCACTGGGGCGGCAAACTTATCCCGATGATTGATCTTTTGCACACACCACTTAACCTGCTTAACCCTGTTAAGATTCTGGCTAACCTCGGTGCTATTGCTTTGATCGTTGGTATGGCAATCCTTACCAATAACCGTCGCGGTAAAGATCCGGAAAAAACCAAGTCTAATTACTACGACTGGTATCTGTTGAATGTTATCTGGGCAGTCGCTCTGACAGGCGTATTATCCGAGCTTTTCCGCTTGGCCGCTATCCCCCAGATTGCGTACTCCGTGTACTACGTTCACTTGGTAACTGTATGGATGCTCTTCGCGTACCTTCCTTGGTCTAAACTTGGCCATATTGTGTACCGTACCATCGCGCTTACCTATGTACGTCACATGGGACGCCAATAA